A region from the Candidatus Electrothrix scaldis genome encodes:
- the aroD gene encoding type I 3-dehydroquinate dehydratase, translating to MKNGKICVSLAGGDVAALVEQARQAGDRADVIEVRLDSMLRPDVAGCCVALDKPLLFTYRPLWEGGAFEGSEERRILPLLEAVRRDAAYVDFELRANRRLRKRLLAGMELSSTQMIISWHNFDNTPSQAELEQVLVEMMESGAHIGKLVTTAHCMEDALRVLRLQEQAKEADFPLSCFCMGTPGRISRLATLYLGGYMTYACLNDAQATAPGQLSLEKLKALTSLLA from the coding sequence ATGAAAAACGGAAAGATCTGCGTATCCCTGGCTGGAGGCGATGTGGCTGCTCTTGTTGAGCAGGCCCGACAGGCGGGGGATCGGGCTGATGTGATTGAGGTGCGTCTGGACAGTATGTTGCGTCCCGATGTGGCGGGTTGCTGCGTTGCGCTGGATAAACCGCTACTTTTTACCTACCGACCACTTTGGGAAGGCGGGGCCTTTGAGGGGTCTGAGGAACGGCGGATTCTTCCTTTGCTTGAGGCTGTTCGGCGTGATGCCGCTTATGTTGATTTTGAACTGCGGGCGAATCGACGTTTGCGTAAGCGGCTGCTGGCAGGTATGGAGCTCAGTTCGACCCAGATGATTATTTCCTGGCATAATTTTGACAATACCCCATCACAGGCTGAATTAGAGCAGGTGCTGGTGGAGATGATGGAGAGTGGTGCTCATATCGGCAAGCTCGTGACCACGGCACATTGCATGGAAGATGCCCTGCGGGTTCTCCGCTTGCAGGAACAGGCCAAGGAAGCAGATTTTCCCCTCAGTTGTTTCTGTATGGGGACGCCGGGACGCATCTCCCGTCTTGCTACCCTCTATCTTGGTGGCTATATGACCTATGCCTGTCTGAATGATGCCCAGGCCACGGCCCCTGGCCAGTTATCGCTTGAGAAGCTGAAAGCGTTGACCTCCTTGCTTGCCTGA
- a CDS encoding dihydroorotate dehydrogenase, whose amino-acid sequence MESGMRESYGEDTGCPENCNAPDLRVQIGSLALRNPVMTASGTFGYAREFENLVDLDQLGGIIVKGISLQPKPGNPPPRIVETSCGMLNAIGLENVGVDRFISGKMPYLRKLSTPVVVNILGDSVEEYSEIARKLDGVEGVAALEVNISCPNVKKGGVAFGTVPEMAARVTEAVRQASQLPLIVKLSPNVTDIVLMAKAVEGAGADAVSLINTLIGMAIDPVSRRPKLANVIGGLSGPAIKPVALRMVWQVAQAISLPVIGIGGITTANDALEFFLAGATAVQVGTANFYDPSSTGNIVQGLKGYLQEQGEDRLVDIIGTLKIGTD is encoded by the coding sequence ATGGAGTCTGGAATGAGAGAGTCGTATGGAGAAGACACAGGATGCCCGGAAAATTGCAATGCGCCTGATCTGCGGGTGCAGATCGGTTCTCTGGCCCTGCGCAATCCAGTCATGACCGCGTCAGGTACCTTTGGCTATGCCCGTGAATTTGAGAATCTGGTTGATCTTGATCAACTGGGTGGCATCATTGTGAAGGGAATCTCGCTGCAACCCAAACCGGGAAATCCTCCGCCGAGAATCGTAGAAACCTCCTGTGGGATGCTTAATGCCATTGGTCTGGAGAATGTCGGGGTTGATCGGTTTATTTCGGGAAAAATGCCCTATCTGCGGAAACTCTCTACCCCGGTTGTGGTGAATATCCTCGGTGATTCCGTGGAGGAGTACAGTGAGATCGCCCGCAAACTGGACGGAGTGGAAGGGGTTGCTGCCCTGGAGGTGAATATCTCCTGTCCTAATGTGAAAAAGGGCGGTGTTGCCTTTGGGACTGTGCCGGAGATGGCGGCTCGGGTAACCGAAGCCGTACGTCAGGCCTCCCAACTGCCTTTGATTGTTAAACTCTCTCCAAATGTCACTGATATTGTCTTAATGGCTAAGGCGGTTGAAGGAGCAGGAGCTGATGCGGTTTCTTTGATTAATACCCTGATCGGCATGGCTATTGATCCGGTCAGCCGTAGGCCGAAATTGGCGAACGTTATCGGTGGGCTCTCCGGTCCGGCTATTAAACCGGTGGCCCTGCGCATGGTCTGGCAGGTTGCCCAAGCGATTTCCCTGCCGGTGATCGGGATAGGTGGCATTACCACAGCAAACGATGCCCTGGAATTTTTCCTGGCCGGGGCCACAGCGGTCCAGGTAGGGACTGCGAATTTCTATGATCCGTCCTCCACAGGTAATATTGTGCAGGGGCTGAAAGGGTATCTGCAGGAGCAGGGAGAGGATCGTTTGGTTGATATTATAGGTACCTTAAAGATCGGGACAGACTAA